TGCATTCCTCGTGTTTTCGAGTCTCGTGGATGGATTTCATTGACTTCTGGTTTTCCTGCACCGCCCATGAACCTTATACATGAGTTTTACTCAAACATCCATGACATAAAAAAGGATGGTTCTTTTTCTGTCACGGTTCGGAATATCAGATTTGAGGTCACTCCTGATTTAGTCTCCACTGTTTTAGGAATTCCTCGAGTCATGGAGTCTCCATATCCCTACACTGCTGAGACTGCGCCATCCCAAACAGATATGTTGACTCTATTCTGTGGAGAAAAAACCATTTGGCCTAATGGGGTTTCTAATGTTAAATCTGCATCATTTATCCCTGAATATCAGTGGCTGAGCCGTATCATGTGCACCAACCTGTTTCCTATTGCTCACTTGCATACACTCAATGTACCTAGGGCTCAATTGTTGTATGCCCTCATCACTGATGTACCCATTGACATTTGTAGACATATATGTCAAGTGATCATACATGCCTTTGAGTCGTCACGTACTGTACTCCCCTTCCCTTGTGTCATTACTCAACTTATTAAAGCCAAAATGGTTCCCATTCGTCCTCAGGACATTCGGGCAAAGCCCTTATCTGCCATTGGGAGTCATACACTTCAACTGAGCTCTCACATGAAACGTGCAAAAGAAAGTGATTTTGAATCTGATGATGACTTGGATCGAGAAATTGATGAGATTGCTAATGCTGTTGCTGCTGAGTCCAAACCATCTATATCTGGTGCTCAGGCTACTCTAGCAAAGCCCTCATCTAAACGTGCAAGGCAATCTGAATCTGATTTTGATGATGACTTGGATCGAGAGATTGATGATGTTGTTGCTGCTAAGTCCAAACTGTCTACATCTGGTGCTCAAGCTGCTCTGGCAAAGCCCTTATTTGCCACTGGGAGTAGTACACTTCAGCTCAGTTCATCTCATGTAAAACGTTCTAACCAGATTGTCTGTGATTCCGATGATGACTTAGATCGAGATATTGATGAGATTGCAGATGCTATGGCTGCTGAGTCCAGACCGTCTACATTTGGTGCTGCACAACCTACATTATCTGATATGATGGATCTCCTGCAGCAGATTCTACCTTGCTTGCATCAGATTCTGCCCCGCCTAAATCGTATTGAACAAGATATTAAAGAGATTAAGGAGCATCAGACTAGAGCTCATTGAGATATCCCTTTCTCATTTCATAACAAAAAGGGGAGTAGGTTTGGCTTTTTGGTTTCAGGGTGTTAGGAGTTGATAATTTAGTGATGTATCTATGTTCTTTGTGAACTTTCAGATTTTTGTACCTTTTGAACTTTGATGTTTAGATATAACCGTctgtttttgttcttaaaaCAGACTGTACCTTATACTCCTTGCTTCCTGTTGGTTCCAAATATTGCAAATATACGTTTCATTTTCTTTcagacttttcttttttcttgatttggCCTTAAAATTCccaagaattaatttttttttttgcccaaCTGCCACTTTTAATTACTTTCATGTAACTTCCAGGGGACCATCCTATTATTTACATGTAAGCATGCAAGCAGAGCAATTTTTATCAATGATTGAAAGGGTGGTAGGCTATGTAACTTACTTATTTCGTTTCATATTGTAGAAAGACAAATTAATCATTCcctaaatgaataaaaaattggacTGTCCCCCAGAGAAAGGCATTCAAGTTTTTTAAATTCATAGGGAAAGAAGATTTGAGAGTGCAtgtgaatctaattaattttagtTCTTTGTTATTCAACTTCCCAAAGAAAATCGGAATCATTACAGCTCTGatatcaattataaattaatattgtttgCCTTAAGACTTTCTGTCTTTAActgttaaataaataatattttctttcattgtgTAAATTCAGTTAGGTGGTCAAGCTTGGCCTTAACCAGGTTCAAGCCTTTCATGATCTTGACTATTGGACATCCCAAAAATGTGAGATTATTTAAAATAGATTTATCTGCATATTTTTTATCCTAGCCAAAATTGGAAGCTGACAAGAGTATTTTAATATCAAGTATTcaagaattaaataaaatctTGTACTAAAATTAGATGATCTAGGAAGAGAGTTAAGCAGCAAGAAATAAGCGAGAAAATTTTTAAGCCAATGAATAGCTTTAGAATCAGaagtgaaaataaatttgattcaTGTACATGTATATAAACTGTATGATTTTGTAATTGTTTACAGACAAAGTACGCCCATGACAATTTTCGGGCTAGTGGTTGAGGATATTCAGAAGGGAAACTCTAGTTTTGACAATACTCCTAGAAAGGCATTCAAGCACCACTTCAAGATCTTGAATGTTTAATTCCAACTTCCCGAGCCCAGTCTGCACATTATCAATAAGCAAAGAGAAATCAGATTTGCTTGGCTTGTGACTGATGAGTGATTGCAATGCTGCATCCACCATCTCAAAATCATTTGCATCTGTTTCTTCACGCTCACATGCCACTCTTTTGTGGTGAACTAGCTTGGAAACCAAAGACCTGCTGCTTGACTTTGTTTGCAACTTCGATTTACCAACAAAAGTCAACAGGGATTCAAATCCAATGAGAGTTGCAGCTTCTAGGTCTTTTAACATGCTAATAATGAGAAGATTTTCGGTGTTCCTGTAAATAAACTTAATTTGCATGCTCTTTAAGATCTTCTTCATTGCCTTTTTTACTCCCTTTCTTGAGGCCAAGTATTTCTCAACCTCCCTCATGATCTCCATTTTATAGCCTTGTCTTCTGCGCAGAGTTGATTGGAGTTCACGTGTGCATACCTTTGTTTGCAACAAGGCATCTCTTGCCATATCACAAACATCCAAGATCCTGAGTGATCCATCCAAAATCTCATTAACTGATTTCTCACACTGCTCTTGGACTAATGCTTGTGTGAATGGCAATAGGAGCAACTTATCAACACAATCATGCAAATCTTGAAGGCCATTTAGCTTCTGGCATATTGACGTTGATGATGAAGAGGTTGCTTCAAGATCTCTCAATCTGCTCAATTGGTCATTGAATTCGGAAATGAGAGGGTGTGTTCTAGTGGGTAAGCTGTTTGAGCGAGTGTGTTGATGGGATTTTGAGTTGAAATTAGAGGCAGTCATGTTTTCCTTCAACAAGAAATAGGCCTTGCAGTTGAATGTACAATTTGGTTTAGCAACTTGCAGTGGCCTCccttcaatatatattttttgagtt
This genomic stretch from Quercus lobata isolate SW786 chromosome 3, ValleyOak3.0 Primary Assembly, whole genome shotgun sequence harbors:
- the LOC115980429 gene encoding uncharacterized protein LOC115980429, with amino-acid sequence MTASNFNSKSHQHTRSNSLPTRTHPLISEFNDQLSRLRDLEATSSSSTSICQKLNGLQDLHDCVDKLLLLPFTQALVQEQCEKSVNEILDGSLRILDVCDMARDALLQTKVCTRELQSTLRRRQGYKMEIMREVEKYLASRKGVKKAMKKILKSMQIKFIYRNTENLLIISMLKDLEAATLIGFESLLTFVGKSKLQTKSSSRSLVSKLVHHKRVACEREETDANDFEMVDAALQSLISHKPSKSDFSLLIDNVQTGLGKLELNIQDLEVVLECLSRSIVKTRVSLLNILNH
- the LOC115981983 gene encoding uncharacterized protein LOC115981983; amino-acid sequence: MALRSRRTVSASNDLDAQTSYHGVFSKRRLYLERDVTLSELQFTCIPRVFESRGWISLTSGFPAPPMNLIHEFYSNIHDIKKDGSFSVTVRNIRFEVTPDLVSTVLGIPRVMESPYPYTAETAPSQTDMLTLFCGEKTIWPNGVSNVKSASFIPEYQWLSRIMCTNLFPIAHLHTLNVPRAQLLYALITDVPIDICRHICQVIIHAFESSRTVLPFPCVITQLIKAKMVPIRPQDIRAKPLSAIGSHTLQLSSHMKRAKESDFESDDDLDREIDEIANAVAAESKPSISGAQATLAKPSSKRARQSESDFDDDLDREIDDVVAAKSKLSTSGAQAALAKPLFATGSSTLQLSSSHVKRSNQIVCDSDDDLDRDIDEIADAMAAESRPSTFGAAQPTLSDMMDLLQQILPCLHQILPRLNRIEQDIKEIKEHQTRAH